A window from Sphingopyxis alaskensis RB2256 encodes these proteins:
- a CDS encoding YifB family Mg chelatase-like AAA ATPase: MVAIVSTAAYLGIEARGVEVQCQITPGVPRFVLVGLPDKAVGESRERVRAAIAAIGLSLPPKVITVNLSPADLPKEGSHYDLPIALALLGAMGVIDAETLASYVVVGELGLDGRVAASPGVLLAALHAGSVERGLICPAAQGPEAAWAGNVEVIGAPDLLSLLNHFKGNALLPPPVPGEVAAPARGADLAQVKGQETAKRALEIAAAGGHNLLMSGPPGAGKSLMAACMPGILPELTPAEALEVSMIASVAGQLDGGRLVRARPFRSPHHSASMPALVGGGLRVRPGEVSLAHLGVLFLDELPEFQRGVLDSLRQPLETGEVSVARANAHVTFPARVQLVAAMNPCRCGHLGDPALACSRAPRCAADYQAKLSGPLLDRIDLHVEVQAVSAADLTLPPPAEGSAEVAARVAAARDVQTRRYAELRARTNAEIDGELLEAVAMPDEAGRKLLAQAAEAMRLSARGYTRILRVARTIADLAGSETVGRIHIAEALSYRRQAPRN; encoded by the coding sequence ATGGTCGCAATCGTCTCAACCGCCGCCTATCTCGGCATCGAGGCCCGCGGGGTCGAGGTGCAGTGCCAGATCACGCCAGGCGTTCCGCGCTTCGTCCTCGTCGGCCTGCCCGACAAGGCGGTCGGCGAAAGCCGCGAGCGCGTCCGCGCCGCGATCGCCGCGATCGGCCTGTCGCTCCCGCCCAAGGTCATCACCGTCAACCTCTCGCCCGCCGACCTGCCCAAGGAAGGCTCGCACTATGACCTGCCGATCGCGCTCGCGCTTCTGGGCGCGATGGGGGTGATCGATGCCGAAACGCTGGCGTCGTACGTCGTCGTCGGCGAACTCGGCCTCGACGGGCGCGTTGCCGCCTCGCCCGGCGTGCTGCTCGCTGCGCTCCACGCGGGCAGCGTCGAGCGCGGCCTCATCTGCCCCGCGGCGCAGGGCCCCGAAGCGGCGTGGGCGGGCAATGTCGAGGTGATCGGCGCGCCCGACCTCCTGTCGCTGCTCAACCATTTCAAAGGCAATGCCCTGCTTCCGCCGCCAGTGCCGGGCGAAGTCGCGGCGCCGGCGCGCGGCGCCGATCTCGCGCAGGTGAAGGGGCAGGAAACCGCCAAGCGCGCGCTCGAAATCGCCGCGGCGGGCGGACACAACCTTTTGATGTCGGGCCCGCCGGGCGCGGGCAAGTCGCTGATGGCCGCCTGCATGCCCGGCATATTGCCCGAGCTGACCCCCGCCGAGGCGCTGGAGGTGTCGATGATCGCCTCGGTCGCCGGACAGCTCGACGGCGGGCGGCTGGTACGCGCGCGGCCGTTTCGCAGCCCTCACCATTCGGCGTCGATGCCCGCGCTCGTCGGCGGGGGTCTGCGCGTGCGGCCGGGCGAGGTCAGTCTCGCGCATCTCGGCGTATTGTTCCTCGACGAGCTGCCCGAGTTTCAGCGCGGGGTGCTCGATTCGCTCCGCCAGCCGCTCGAAACGGGCGAGGTCAGCGTAGCGCGCGCCAATGCGCATGTCACCTTTCCCGCGCGCGTCCAGCTCGTCGCGGCGATGAACCCGTGCCGCTGCGGCCATCTTGGCGACCCCGCGCTCGCGTGCAGCCGCGCGCCGCGCTGCGCCGCCGATTATCAGGCGAAATTGTCGGGGCCGCTGCTCGACCGCATCGACCTGCACGTCGAGGTACAGGCGGTGAGCGCCGCCGACCTCACCCTGCCGCCCCCCGCCGAAGGCAGCGCCGAAGTCGCCGCACGCGTCGCGGCGGCGCGCGATGTGCAGACCCGGCGCTATGCGGAGCTCAGGGCGCGCACCAATGCCGAAATCGACGGCGAATTGCTCGAAGCGGTCGCGATGCCTGACGAAGCCGGGCGCAAGCTGCTCGCGCAAGCCGCCGAGGCGATGCGGCTGTCGGCGCGCGGCTATACGCGAATCCTGCGCGTCGCGCGGACGATCGCCGACCTTGCGGGCTCCGAAACCGTTGGTCGCATCCATATCGCCGAGGCGCTGAGCTATCGCCGCCAGGCACCGAGGAATTAG
- a CDS encoding DUF1905 domain-containing protein, with protein sequence MEAIDFESAIIEWRGPAPFLFAAIPDEHVGALRHAAMTASYGWGVVPVARVGATQFTTSLFPRDGGYLLAIKLAVQRAEGVGPGDRVAVSLRVGRDGKC encoded by the coding sequence GTGGAGGCGATCGATTTCGAGAGCGCAATCATCGAATGGCGCGGGCCGGCGCCCTTCCTGTTCGCTGCCATCCCCGACGAGCATGTCGGTGCTCTTCGCCATGCCGCGATGACGGCGAGCTATGGTTGGGGCGTGGTCCCGGTCGCGCGCGTTGGCGCGACGCAGTTCACAACCTCGCTCTTTCCGCGTGACGGCGGCTATCTGTTGGCGATCAAGCTCGCCGTGCAGCGCGCCGAAGGGGTGGGGCCTGGCGATCGTGTCGCCGTGTCGCTCCGTGTCGGCCGCGACGGCAAATGTTGA
- a CDS encoding sensor domain-containing diguanylate cyclase: MTGGCSPLATRCGRLWGLLGLMLLTMPATPAQARALDVERDLCHAVSGTALGDDALPRLRFACRGTPDDYQKQSLWLRTTLDERPVQGGLALMLHNSRFDRLAVGFSYADGTTRWQRVRSGDFGSHWRAGGQILFDAPPRAVPVTAVTMRFDGLAAHQLVRARILPADEAGVQASGMAAAIGAALTLLLVSGIYSLSLAVAVRRQYLAWQAGWSATMLLWGTLWSQAHLALLPTMAGTATAQICTFLACLAIAVATASAVTAVERGRGVRGLRIVALLLGVGVGLAGIPLALIRRGDLSLLADLLGFAILADLIVVAIYLALAWRRGSVEARDFLAAWGLPMAVLAFIHIVDVNKDFWGGGSQFVMLVAATWQALWLAAAATRRLAQLRIERDHARDAEARAQTLARRDPLTGLANRRGFIDSVTPLLDRARVGNLPAALLLVDIDRFKSINDIHGHEAGDAVLCTIGQRIERWEGPMCTVARLGGEEFGLLTIGMEGIVLSRFAESIRRGLADCDHSVIVGDRPVTASIGVAEVRPACDFKQLYRVADEALYDAKRGGRNRVIVQRYRDGPPRAPSREIVLLK; this comes from the coding sequence ATGACTGGGGGATGCTCTCCTCTCGCGACGCGCTGCGGTCGGCTCTGGGGCCTGCTTGGCCTCATGCTGCTCACCATGCCCGCGACACCCGCGCAGGCCCGCGCGCTCGACGTCGAGCGCGACCTGTGCCACGCGGTGAGCGGCACCGCGCTCGGCGACGATGCGCTGCCGCGCCTGCGCTTTGCCTGCCGCGGCACCCCCGATGATTATCAGAAGCAAAGCCTGTGGCTCCGCACCACGCTCGACGAGCGGCCGGTGCAGGGCGGCCTGGCGCTGATGCTGCACAATTCGCGCTTCGACCGGCTGGCGGTCGGCTTTTCCTATGCCGACGGCACAACACGCTGGCAGCGGGTGCGCAGCGGCGATTTCGGATCGCACTGGCGCGCCGGCGGGCAGATCCTGTTCGATGCACCCCCGCGCGCTGTGCCGGTAACGGCCGTGACGATGCGTTTCGATGGCCTTGCCGCGCACCAACTTGTCCGCGCGCGCATCCTCCCGGCGGATGAGGCAGGGGTGCAGGCCTCGGGCATGGCCGCGGCGATCGGCGCTGCGCTGACGCTGCTGCTCGTCAGCGGCATTTACAGCCTGTCGCTCGCGGTTGCGGTGCGCCGCCAATATCTCGCCTGGCAAGCGGGGTGGTCGGCGACGATGCTGCTATGGGGCACGCTCTGGTCGCAGGCGCACCTGGCGCTCCTGCCGACGATGGCCGGGACGGCGACGGCGCAAATCTGCACCTTTCTTGCCTGTCTTGCCATTGCGGTGGCGACGGCGAGCGCCGTCACCGCGGTCGAGCGCGGCCGGGGCGTGCGGGGCCTCAGGATCGTCGCATTGCTCCTTGGCGTCGGCGTCGGTCTGGCGGGCATCCCGCTCGCGCTGATCCGCCGCGGCGACCTCAGCCTGCTCGCCGACCTGTTGGGCTTCGCCATCCTCGCCGACCTGATCGTCGTGGCGATCTATCTCGCGCTGGCGTGGCGGCGCGGATCGGTCGAGGCGCGCGACTTTCTGGCGGCGTGGGGGCTGCCGATGGCGGTGCTGGCGTTCATCCACATCGTCGACGTCAACAAGGACTTCTGGGGCGGCGGCTCGCAATTCGTCATGCTGGTCGCCGCGACCTGGCAGGCGCTCTGGCTGGCCGCCGCCGCCACGCGCCGCCTCGCGCAGCTTCGGATCGAGCGCGACCATGCCCGCGATGCCGAGGCACGGGCGCAGACGCTGGCGCGCCGCGACCCGCTCACCGGCCTTGCGAACCGGCGCGGCTTCATCGACAGCGTCACCCCGCTGCTCGACCGTGCACGCGTCGGCAATCTGCCCGCGGCGCTGCTGCTCGTCGATATCGACCGCTTCAAGTCGATCAACGACATCCATGGTCACGAGGCGGGCGACGCGGTGCTGTGTACGATCGGACAGCGGATCGAACGCTGGGAAGGGCCGATGTGTACCGTCGCGCGGCTGGGCGGCGAGGAGTTCGGCCTGCTGACGATCGGCATGGAGGGTATTGTCCTCAGCCGTTTTGCCGAGAGCATCCGGCGCGGCCTTGCCGACTGCGACCATAGTGTCATCGTCGGCGACCGACCGGTGACGGCCAGTATCGGCGTCGCCGAAGTGCGTCCGGCGTGCGATTTCAAGCAGCTCTATCGCGTCGCCGACGAAGCACTTTACGACGCCAAGCGCGGCGGCCGCAACAGGGTCATCGTCCAGCGGTACCGCGACGGACCGCCGCGCGCGCCAAGCCGCGAGATCGTGCTGTTGAAATAG
- a CDS encoding bactofilin family protein: protein MATGARHTTFSILGSDVVVTGNVAASVDLHVDGKIEGDLKCANLVQGEASEIKGAVTAETAKIAGLLDGSIEAKTLIVHATARITGDVTYETITIENGGKVDGKLSHRRHGAMAAKAPPPLEVVENKAASL, encoded by the coding sequence ATGGCGACGGGCGCGCGCCACACGACCTTCTCGATCCTGGGGTCGGACGTCGTCGTCACCGGTAATGTGGCGGCAAGCGTCGATCTGCACGTCGACGGCAAGATCGAGGGCGACCTCAAATGCGCCAACCTCGTCCAGGGCGAGGCGAGCGAGATCAAGGGCGCGGTGACCGCCGAAACGGCAAAGATCGCGGGCCTGCTCGACGGATCGATCGAGGCCAAGACGCTGATCGTTCACGCCACCGCGCGGATCACCGGCGACGTGACCTACGAAACGATCACCATCGAAAATGGCGGCAAGGTCGACGGCAAGCTGTCGCACCGCCGCCATGGCGCGATGGCGGCCAAGGCGCCGCCACCGCTCGAGGTGGTCGAAAACAAGGCGGCTTCGCTCTGA
- a CDS encoding M23 family metallopeptidase, with amino-acid sequence MSSKPTGLRDVRQRFNALFQDHEIFVRTHGHVRFLRVSALWQKRVALIAGLVLLAWAGATLAVLVNQLLTADERAAVAAQKAAAAASEARIAKYRDRVAETAADLEERQALLESVAESHFGIDPADMATAAQKTHTSDAAPAEPVKTSAIDPNLPPEAQVLARLAARQEAFAARLLGAVKDRVAKAETAVAALGLNPDTLVRNAAAGRGGPFIPFRGRGGQAKALGASFAALDGALFRMEVLERTLVAVPSGNPANVLMMSSGFGYRRDPFTGAGAMHAGVDFRGPIGTPILAAAPGRVSFVGVKSGYGNVVEVDHGQGIMTRYAHLSGFTTRAGVKVAAGQQIAKMGSTGRSTGSHLHFEVRLNGVAVNPRRFLEAKADVLEVKNDARQRVVSVAAARGDR; translated from the coding sequence TTGTCGTCGAAACCAACGGGCCTGCGCGATGTGCGCCAGCGCTTTAACGCGCTGTTTCAGGACCATGAAATCTTCGTTCGCACGCACGGCCACGTCCGTTTCTTGCGTGTCAGCGCCCTCTGGCAGAAACGCGTCGCGCTGATCGCCGGGCTGGTGCTGCTCGCCTGGGCGGGCGCAACGCTTGCCGTGCTCGTCAACCAGCTGCTCACCGCCGACGAACGCGCGGCGGTTGCGGCGCAGAAAGCCGCCGCCGCCGCGTCCGAGGCGCGCATCGCCAAATATCGCGACCGCGTCGCCGAAACCGCCGCCGATCTCGAAGAGCGACAGGCGCTGCTTGAAAGCGTCGCCGAAAGTCATTTCGGCATCGATCCGGCCGACATGGCCACCGCCGCCCAAAAAACGCATACGTCGGACGCCGCGCCCGCCGAACCCGTCAAGACGAGCGCGATCGACCCGAACCTGCCGCCCGAAGCACAAGTGCTGGCGCGGCTCGCAGCGCGGCAGGAGGCCTTTGCCGCACGCCTGCTCGGCGCCGTCAAGGACCGTGTCGCAAAAGCCGAAACCGCGGTTGCAGCTCTTGGCCTCAACCCCGACACGCTGGTGCGCAACGCCGCGGCCGGTCGCGGCGGTCCCTTCATTCCCTTTCGTGGCCGCGGGGGTCAGGCCAAGGCGCTCGGCGCCAGCTTCGCCGCGCTCGATGGTGCGCTGTTCCGCATGGAAGTTCTCGAACGCACGCTCGTCGCGGTGCCGTCGGGCAATCCCGCCAATGTTCTGATGATGTCGTCGGGCTTCGGCTATCGCCGCGACCCCTTCACCGGCGCCGGCGCGATGCACGCGGGCGTAGACTTCCGCGGCCCGATCGGCACGCCGATCCTTGCCGCCGCGCCGGGCCGCGTCAGCTTTGTCGGCGTCAAGTCGGGCTATGGCAATGTCGTCGAAGTCGATCATGGTCAGGGCATCATGACGCGCTATGCCCACTTGTCGGGGTTCACGACCAGGGCGGGGGTCAAGGTCGCCGCGGGGCAGCAGATCGCCAAGATGGGTTCGACCGGCCGGTCGACCGGCAGCCACCTGCATTTCGAAGTCCGTTTGAACGGCGTCGCGGTCAATCCGCGCCGCTTCCTGGAGGCCAAAGCCGATGTTCTCGAAGTCAAAAACGACGCACGACAGCGAGTCGTCTCCGTCGCTGCCGCCCGCGGTGACCGCTAA
- a CDS encoding methyltransferase family protein — MAESAPIRAAEAASDPVVPAPARPRSAVSAGVGLVGLAGLLTYLLLARFAPEVAAFLGIDWGDRGPMSGPNSAVASVLACGVPMVLWSVFVDKVHRNPSTGIDWALRRPWRDTLDISLTKLAGLWATWGLIALIYGTMRYYWEGNYAFSMNLLERVAPWLLLVSVPYMLWLDRRMIEPRDGCYQFGRWLIAPGKPVDGRAIGHHLRAWAVKGFFTAFMLSIVPGNFSALVTVPMAEVLANPYLTGIWAINLLYLVDVHIATVGYILTLKPLDAHIRTANPYGMAWVAALVCYPPFILMSGGPLDYQVHGADWGHWLAGHDGLLVLWGAVLVLLTAVYSWATMAFGIRFSNLTHRGIITHGPYAFTRHPAYVAKNLTWWIGALPFLVTAGGWVEAARNVVLLGLVSGIYYWRAKTEEKHLLGDPAYVAYWNWAQAQAPVPRLIAKLTGRARPLVRLEPDARVGPVA; from the coding sequence ATGGCCGAATCCGCTCCGATCCGCGCTGCCGAGGCGGCCAGCGATCCCGTCGTCCCGGCGCCCGCGCGCCCGCGTTCGGCGGTCAGCGCGGGGGTCGGCCTGGTCGGGCTGGCCGGTCTTTTGACCTATTTGCTGCTCGCGCGCTTCGCGCCCGAGGTCGCCGCCTTTCTGGGGATCGACTGGGGCGACCGGGGGCCGATGAGCGGACCCAATTCGGCGGTCGCCAGCGTGCTCGCCTGCGGCGTGCCGATGGTGCTCTGGTCGGTGTTCGTCGACAAGGTGCACCGCAATCCGTCGACAGGGATCGACTGGGCGCTGCGGCGCCCATGGCGCGACACACTCGACATCAGCCTGACCAAGCTCGCCGGGCTGTGGGCGACCTGGGGGCTGATCGCGCTGATCTATGGGACGATGCGCTATTATTGGGAGGGCAATTACGCCTTTTCGATGAACCTGCTGGAGCGCGTCGCGCCGTGGCTGCTCCTTGTCTCGGTGCCCTATATGCTGTGGCTCGACCGCCGCATGATCGAGCCGCGCGACGGTTGTTACCAATTCGGGCGCTGGCTGATCGCGCCCGGCAAACCCGTCGATGGCCGCGCGATCGGCCATCATCTGCGCGCCTGGGCGGTGAAGGGTTTTTTCACCGCCTTCATGCTGTCGATCGTGCCCGGCAATTTTTCGGCGCTCGTCACCGTGCCGATGGCCGAGGTGCTCGCGAACCCCTATCTGACCGGCATCTGGGCGATCAATCTCCTCTATCTCGTCGACGTCCATATCGCGACGGTGGGCTATATACTGACCTTGAAGCCGCTCGACGCGCATATCCGCACCGCCAACCCCTATGGCATGGCGTGGGTCGCGGCGCTCGTCTGCTATCCGCCCTTCATCCTGATGAGCGGCGGGCCGCTCGATTATCAGGTCCATGGCGCTGACTGGGGGCATTGGCTCGCGGGGCATGACGGCCTGCTGGTCCTCTGGGGGGCGGTGCTGGTGCTGCTGACCGCGGTTTACAGCTGGGCGACGATGGCGTTCGGCATCCGCTTTTCGAACCTGACGCACCGCGGCATCATCACCCACGGCCCCTATGCCTTCACGCGCCATCCCGCCTATGTGGCGAAAAATCTGACCTGGTGGATCGGCGCGCTGCCCTTCCTTGTCACCGCGGGCGGCTGGGTCGAGGCGGCGCGCAATGTCGTGCTGCTCGGCCTTGTCAGCGGCATTTATTACTGGCGCGCCAAGACCGAGGAAAAGCATCTGCTCGGCGATCCGGCCTATGTCGCCTATTGGAACTGGGCACAGGCGCAGGCGCCGGTACCGCGGCTGATCGCGAAACTGACGGGGCGGGCGCGCCCGTTGGTCCGGCTGGAACCCGACGCGCGGGTGGGGCCGGTGGCCTAG
- a CDS encoding TonB-dependent receptor, with protein MRHLPSALAMSVALAAAAVAPAAAQEASVVAAEEGSGLGDIVVTAQRREESLQDVPVSVSVLSGDTLGAITSTGADIRALAGRVPSLNIESSYGRSFPRFYIRGLGNTDFDLNASQPVSLVYDEVVLENPILKGFPIFDLDRVEVLRGPQGTLFGRNTPAGIVKFDTVKPGKTGGYARASYGRYGTSQVEVAAGAADDNGFSVRLSGLYQHRDDWVDNIATTAKDDLGGYDDIAARLQLQYENGPFTGRVTGQVRVFDGSAIIFRANTQLPGSNRLVGLGGADTAFERDKVWQDGINFQKLNTYNAALNLEYDFGAVTAYSITSYWNGNFKSRGDIDGGFGAVFLPVSGPGLIPFAAQSQDNVPSLDQFTQEIRIASNNSGGLGYQFGAFYFDEGLDITSFDFGGPTDAAPAAIAVQRQDSEAYGIFGSVNYAFEGGLTLQAGARYNHDTRDFVAARPVETRPIFVVNPNTPVPPQSARVKGKLLTWDASATWEASDAVTFYARVARGYRAPSVQGRLTFSRVISTADQEETMSYEAGIKTAFLDDRVRFNLTGYYFDTKDLQLTAVGGTANVASLLNVDAKGHGIEAELQAAPARGLTFSVGGAWNVAEIDDANAFVAGCGSATPCTVLDPQRPGSPGIFSIDGNQLPQSPKWTLNATAGYEIPVGDGAIYAFTDWYYRSKVQFFLYQSVEFSDDKMIEGGLRVGYRTDRFDVAAFVRNITNDESPTGGIDFNNLTSYVNEPRIWGVEAGVKF; from the coding sequence ATGCGCCATCTTCCTTCCGCCCTTGCCATGAGCGTCGCCCTCGCTGCCGCCGCGGTCGCCCCCGCCGCCGCACAGGAGGCTTCGGTCGTCGCCGCCGAAGAAGGCAGCGGCCTTGGCGACATCGTCGTCACGGCGCAGCGCCGCGAGGAAAGCCTGCAGGATGTGCCGGTGTCGGTCAGCGTATTGTCGGGCGACACGCTGGGCGCGATCACCTCGACCGGCGCCGACATCCGCGCGCTCGCGGGCCGCGTCCCCAGCCTCAACATCGAAAGCTCCTATGGCCGCTCCTTTCCGCGCTTCTATATCCGCGGCCTCGGCAACACCGACTTCGACCTCAACGCCTCGCAACCGGTCAGTCTCGTTTACGACGAGGTCGTGCTCGAAAACCCGATCCTGAAAGGCTTTCCGATCTTCGACCTCGACCGCGTCGAGGTGCTGCGCGGGCCGCAGGGCACGCTCTTCGGCCGCAACACCCCCGCGGGCATCGTCAAGTTCGACACCGTCAAGCCCGGCAAGACCGGCGGCTATGCGCGCGCCAGCTATGGCCGTTACGGCACCAGCCAGGTCGAAGTCGCGGCGGGCGCCGCCGACGACAATGGCTTTTCGGTGCGCCTCTCGGGCCTCTATCAGCATCGCGACGACTGGGTCGACAATATCGCCACCACCGCAAAGGACGATCTCGGCGGCTATGACGACATCGCCGCGCGGCTCCAGTTGCAATATGAAAACGGCCCCTTTACCGGTCGCGTAACCGGGCAGGTTCGCGTCTTCGACGGCTCGGCGATCATCTTCCGCGCCAATACGCAGCTGCCGGGCAGCAACCGCCTTGTCGGCCTCGGCGGCGCGGACACCGCGTTCGAGCGCGACAAGGTGTGGCAGGACGGAATCAATTTCCAGAAGCTCAACACCTATAATGCCGCATTGAACCTCGAATATGATTTCGGCGCGGTGACCGCCTATTCGATCACCTCCTACTGGAACGGCAATTTCAAGAGCCGCGGCGACATCGACGGCGGCTTCGGCGCGGTATTCCTGCCCGTATCGGGTCCCGGACTGATTCCCTTCGCGGCGCAGAGCCAGGACAATGTGCCCAGCCTCGACCAGTTCACGCAGGAAATCCGCATCGCCTCGAACAACAGCGGCGGGCTCGGTTACCAGTTCGGCGCCTTCTATTTCGACGAAGGGCTCGACATCACCAGCTTCGATTTCGGCGGTCCGACCGACGCAGCCCCTGCGGCGATCGCGGTGCAGCGGCAGGACAGCGAAGCCTATGGCATCTTCGGTTCGGTCAATTACGCCTTCGAGGGCGGCCTGACGCTTCAGGCCGGCGCGCGCTACAACCACGACACGCGCGATTTCGTCGCGGCGCGCCCGGTCGAAACGCGCCCGATCTTCGTCGTCAATCCGAACACGCCGGTCCCGCCCCAAAGCGCGAGGGTCAAGGGCAAGCTGCTGACATGGGACGCCAGCGCGACCTGGGAAGCGTCGGACGCCGTGACGTTCTACGCCCGCGTTGCGCGCGGCTATCGCGCGCCGTCGGTGCAGGGCCGCCTGACCTTCTCGCGCGTGATTTCGACCGCCGATCAGGAAGAAACGATGTCGTATGAGGCGGGGATCAAGACCGCCTTCCTCGACGACCGCGTCCGCTTCAACCTCACCGGCTATTATTTCGATACCAAGGATCTTCAGCTGACCGCGGTCGGCGGCACGGCGAACGTCGCCAGCCTGCTCAACGTCGATGCCAAGGGCCATGGGATCGAGGCCGAATTGCAGGCGGCGCCTGCGCGCGGGCTGACCTTCAGCGTGGGCGGCGCGTGGAACGTCGCCGAGATCGACGATGCCAACGCTTTTGTCGCGGGCTGTGGTTCGGCGACGCCGTGCACGGTGCTCGACCCGCAGCGGCCGGGCAGCCCCGGCATCTTCTCGATCGACGGCAACCAGCTGCCGCAGTCGCCCAAGTGGACGCTGAATGCGACCGCGGGTTATGAAATCCCCGTCGGCGACGGCGCCATCTATGCCTTCACCGACTGGTATTACCGGTCGAAGGTGCAGTTCTTCCTCTATCAGTCGGTCGAGTTCTCGGACGACAAGATGATCGAGGGCGGGCTGCGCGTCGGCTACCGCACCGACCGTTTCGACGTCGCGGCCTTTGTGCGCAACATCACCAACGATGAATCGCCGACCGGCGGCATCGATTTCAACAACCTGACGAGCTATGTCAACGAACCCCGCATCTGGGGCGTCGAGGCGGGCGTGAAGTTCTAA
- a CDS encoding PepSY-associated TM helix domain-containing protein: MKLLDTLHRWTGGLIGLVLALLGLSGTILLYEHLWIGVPGAGDPLRGDLATVAAATEKLMAAQGTQGIIYADERFGLHQLRLAEGAGAYASQSGEIVTRWASQWERPELWLFDFHHHLFVGDNGEWVIGVAGLAGLFFVISGVILWWRTRRTFQLRLWPKRMSRPSVLMHHRDLGIVAAPLLLISIVTGTMMIFRPFALGVVAPFGSPAETAKALDLPKYMGGPLAEKPDYTAMLTKAHRRFPDAEFRILSLPRKDGDPISLRMKQPAEWLPNGRTTLWFDAATGDVLGARDALAMPPGAQAFNMAFPLHASRVGGWAWRSLLTVSGLSLTLLGSLAVWTFWFRRPKTAKRAAKKTALASA, encoded by the coding sequence ATGAAACTGCTCGACACGCTGCACCGCTGGACGGGGGGGCTCATCGGCCTGGTGCTCGCGCTGCTCGGCCTGTCGGGCACGATCCTGCTTTACGAGCATCTGTGGATCGGCGTGCCGGGCGCGGGCGATCCGCTGCGAGGCGATCTTGCCACCGTCGCCGCGGCCACCGAAAAGCTGATGGCGGCACAGGGGACGCAGGGCATCATCTATGCCGACGAACGCTTCGGGCTGCACCAACTGCGGCTCGCAGAAGGTGCGGGCGCCTATGCCAGTCAGTCGGGCGAGATTGTCACGCGCTGGGCGAGCCAGTGGGAGCGGCCCGAACTCTGGCTCTTCGATTTCCACCACCATCTCTTCGTCGGCGACAATGGCGAATGGGTGATCGGCGTCGCAGGGCTTGCAGGGCTGTTTTTCGTGATCAGCGGCGTCATCCTGTGGTGGCGCACACGGCGGACTTTCCAGCTTCGCCTGTGGCCCAAAAGGATGAGCCGCCCGTCGGTCCTGATGCACCACCGCGACCTCGGCATCGTCGCCGCGCCCTTGTTGCTGATTTCGATCGTCACCGGCACGATGATGATCTTCCGCCCGTTCGCCCTGGGGGTGGTCGCCCCCTTCGGATCGCCCGCCGAAACCGCGAAGGCGCTCGATCTGCCGAAATACATGGGTGGCCCGCTTGCCGAAAAGCCCGATTACACCGCGATGCTGACCAAAGCGCACCGCCGCTTCCCCGACGCCGAGTTCCGCATCCTCAGCCTGCCGCGCAAGGATGGCGACCCGATCAGCCTGCGCATGAAACAGCCCGCCGAATGGCTCCCCAATGGTCGCACGACCCTGTGGTTCGACGCCGCGACCGGCGACGTGCTGGGCGCGCGCGATGCGCTCGCGATGCCGCCGGGGGCGCAGGCGTTCAACATGGCCTTCCCGCTCCATGCGTCGAGGGTCGGCGGCTGGGCATGGCGCAGCTTGCTGACGGTTTCGGGACTTTCGCTGACGCTGCTTGGCAGCCTCGCGGTATGGACCTTCTGGTTCAGGCGGCCGAAAACGGCGAAGCGCGCAGCAAAGAAGACAGCGCTGGCTTCGGCCTAG